From the Odontesthes bonariensis isolate fOdoBon6 chromosome 9, fOdoBon6.hap1, whole genome shotgun sequence genome, the window atttattttatgaaaatgaatttgaaaaAGGGTTTaattttggtgcaatctgttggttttctcagctaggaaattgtttttgaactggctctgtatgtatgaattggactaattatgattacaatgaattggactctaattggcttgagatgacatttgttgtgatttggcaccatataaacaaactgaatttaattgaattgacaCAGATTGCAGATAGAAAATTACTAATTAGCTCATAATCTGAAATTAATTATGAATTAATACTCAAATGCATTAAATTTGTTGACTATTTTGTTATTTAGGGTTAGTTAACTTATTGTCAACATGCTTAGTACAGTCATTGGAAGATGGAATTCACTGCTTCTCTCTAACAATATAATGAGCGAAACATTACTTTCTATATTTTGCACAGCTTGTAACTTGAACGAAGATAAGTGGCAAATGATGGATGAACACTTGGATCTCCACTCTCATAGTAACCATCAAAGTGAGTATAGAACACAAATAAGCCACTCCATCAGATGAAAATGTAGAAATACTAGATTAATCATGAATTGTTCATATTTTACTGCACACACTCGACAGGACAATTTGTGCCAAGGACAAATGTTGTTCCGTGTATTTATATCTGTCTTGGAAACAGCCGAAATGTGGGCTCTAAtgtgttttccttttccttAGGTGGAGTGAACACATCACACCCAACATCGCTCAATGATTCAAAGTGTGATGTTTTATCTTATAACCCTTATATAATCCCAACTCTCTTCTTTTTTATGTTCCCCGTAGCTTTGTTGCTGAATGTTGTGGCCGCCTGGGTGTCTCTGCACCTTAAGTCTACCTCCACTTTTGTGGTCTATCTGAAAAATCTAGTAGCTGCTGACATTATTATGACCCTGATGATTCCAATCAAAGTTGCAGATCATTTGCCAGGTGCATGGGAGAAATTAGCTATACCTTCATGTCGTTTTTTCTCTGTCTTCTTCTACAACACACAGTACACATGTATCACTCTGTTGGGCTGTATCAGTCTGGACCGTTTCTTTAAGATCATGATGCCCCGCAGCAGATTTCTTTGTCAGAATTTGACCGTGAGCAGACTGATATCAGCCTCAGTCTGGGTGATTTTGTTTGTAGGCACAGGTTTACCAAATATGATTTTAACAAACAAATCAGGGGCTAACATTACAGAGGTCACTTGTATGCTCCTGAAAGAACCAGCAGGGATAGAGTTCCATAAAAAAGCATCACTTTCTCTGAACGTTTTCTTTTGGCTTGTCAGTGTTGTCATTGCGGTTTGCTACATTTGCATTGCGAACAAAGTCATCCAGTCTTACAGAAACTCTGGCAGCAATAACAGCCAGGGAAAGCAGAAAATCAAGCTACGTATTTTTCTGGTGATCATTgtgttctttgtgtgttttggtcCATACCACCTCATCAGGATCCCCTACACTTTTGAACAAGTCAGCTTTTCCTCTAATACAGATTGCTATTATGCACAGATGACGTTTGCCAAGGAACTCAGCCACTGGCTCTCTACAACAAACATCTGCATGGACCCACTTCTCTATGTGTTCCTGTGTCGAGAGTTCAAAGAGAAACTCATGTCTATGATAGAAAATGGGTTTGTCTCTTTTAAAGCAGCTACAGGAggagacaaagaaaaactgCCACACTAAAGATTTTGAAACATCGCTTTAGAAGTAAGATTAATATATGCTTTATAAGGAATATTGAGTTGTAAGATCTGAGCTCAAATGCACAATcatatgaaaaagaaagtacttcCACTCGTGTGGTCCTTACTAAAACTTTGAATTAGGTAAATGCAACCTCAGATACACAACACAATAGACATTACACCATGTCATTATTAACAAAAACTCTGTCAACAAAAACACCCTGACATTGTGTGAACACATTCCTAAATGCTCCAGAAATGCAACCTGCCAaaatttctgcttttatagaggtgctaaCATTTGCTGATGATCAAGTAATTGAGTACATTTCATTAGCAGTGCCTCACTGCTACTGCTACCTCCTAATCCCAGTGGAAGGTGTAAAGGTGTTCTCAGATTTTCACGCTGTGGTTCTGCATTGTCTTAGTTATAGtgaaatgaataatgaaaatgtgtaatatgttatgtCCTGCTGTTTCCCTAAGGTTGTTTAAATTTCTGACAAATACAATCTTACAACTTAAAGGGTACATATGTACATTCTTTTTAACATATTATAGACTAGATGTCAGACTATCATTTCTTTAAGATACAATATTTTATATCAACCGTATTTACCTTTTTTTGACTTGTTAAAGTGTGGCTTTGAAAAGTAcccttggtaaaaaaaaagtacagtgATGAGAAAACAAATGGGCAAGAGCATAAAATGAAGGTATGTTCTCACTGAAGTCACTCAATATGTATGGTTCCAGTATAAATAGGTCGTATTTTTGATGACGTTCTGCAAATGTGCAgtgtctctgtctgtttttGTAATCATTTTGCATCATGCTAATAAAAGACGTGCTCAACAAGGCCACATCGGaaacttgaacatgttattgggattaggctggtttaagtcatatttatctgaaatatttcagtttgttcttgtaaatgaataaTCTtactcacacaccagagtaggtcatggagttcctcagggttctatgcttggaccgattcttttcactttatacatgcttccattgggtaacattattagacagaatggcataaatttccattgctatgctgatgatactcagctgtacttatatatgaaaccagatgaaaccaataggttggtcagactacaagcatgtcttgaagacataaagacctagatgactcagaactgtctgcttctaaattcagacaaaactgaagctgttatctttggacctgagcgcttcagggagaaattgtctagctatatagttactctagatgatGGTAATTGGCTTCttgtactacagtgaggaaccttggagttatttttgaccagaatttatcatttgactcacgtataaaacaggtttctaggattgccttctttcacctttgttaTATTGttcaaatcaggaacatcctgtctcagactgatgcagaaaaactagtccatgcatttgttacttcaagattggactgctgtaattctttattattgggctgtcccacatattctctgaaaagcctcaaactgatccaaaatgctgcagccagagttccaggagagatcatatttctccagttctagcttctcttcattggctcactgttaaattcagaatagaatttaagattcttctcctcacatatcaagctcttaatgaccgagctccatcatttcttaaagatctcattatgagatattttcctaacagagcacttcactcccaaactgcaggtttacttgtggttcccagagtttctaaaagtggaattggaggcagagccttcagttatcaggctcctctcttgtggaataagctgccagtacatgtccgggaagcagacaccctttccacttttaagactaggcttaaaactttcctttttgataaagtttatagttagggatcgttcaggtaatcctgaaacatcccatagtaaAGCTGCTACAGGCCTAGAcagctggggggcctcatctatcacacatttcctcactttgctctctttttcccctgtttaatttctcaaattatattatgtacatgtgacattattgtggtcattaacttgtgtttccttGTTCCAATTGTTGgcttccttagctaggaaattgtttttgaattggctctatatgaattaattggattattttgaaattaattatgattacaatgaatttaactccaattggctagaattggactgtattatttaagtgccttgagatgacatttgttgtaatttggcgttatataaataaaactgaattgaattgaatcagttTAACTGCTTATTGTTCACTGGTCATTCATTATTCTGCTTTGTATTGTATTATTAATCcatattttaaataaaataaaaaaatctctttTGGCCTACACATTTTTAGAAAAATATTAAACACTGTCTACTTCTACTGTGGTGTTTGATGATGTGATCACTCAAAGTCTGTCTACATCTGGAAAACCACAAACCCCCACATGCCATTTACTGTGAAGCAGATTCTGACTAAACAGTGACGCGCATTTGGGGACATGGTGGTAGTAAACACTTGCACACCATTTCTCAGCCACTGTCTTCCCATCTGTAATAATTCCCTGTTGAGATCCAAGCAAAATCACACAGGAAGTCATATTGAGATGTTCTCAGGAAGCACTATTTTTGTGCTTCAAGAAGCACAAAAGGGAATACAACTGGATGAAAACAAAACTGGAACAGATATTCGAGCAAAGGGTTGTGTTCAATAACTTGCTTCTTCTGTTCTGGTGTAGCTTGCAAATATAAAGGAAGTAGCACGCTGTACATTTCATTCTTACCCACTAAAACCAcacttgctttttttcttttttagtcatCTGATCAGTGCTGACTGAAAATCAGACAGATAGAGGGGGTATAAATAAGTGGCAGCATAAAGGGAGGTGCAACATTGTGCAGGAGGTCTGGATCAAGACATGATTCCATGCCTTTGCGTTTGCATATCAACAACCATTGAGTCTGACGCAAGCTAGCGGAGGCAGAGGGACTGGCACGGAGCAGAACAAGCCTCTCAGCAGACAATTGGAACAGGAAGCAAGGAAGGAAAGGGTCTTTCACCGGGAGGAAGACTGGAAAACCCATTGGGATTGTGACAAGACATCCACACAGTAGCTCCAGAGACCACCCATTGTAAGagcatcaaacacacacacacacacttaaatgGTGAAAGAGTGTAGGGGGGAAATactgagagacagagagactcAAACGTCAGGTCAGAAACAGTATTTATTTAGTTTGCTTTTAAAAAGTTTTCACCAGGAAGTTCTTATTTTTATCACTACTGTTTTTTCTctgctgctttttttctcttcttatgggtaaaaaaaggaaaaagggaaTTGAATGTTTCACTTCTTCCTTTTAGTGAAATTCTGTATTTTTTACATTGCGTTCATCATTCTTCCAATGACTAAGAGAAGGTAAGACAAAATTCCCAGCTCTTTTTACATAAAGTTATCACTTCATACAAGGCACTGAAACAGAATTCTGAAAGAATTTGACTAATATTAatatgcaaactgaaacagacaCACATTTGAAAATATGATATACTTTGGTTGCCATAGCACCTGCTATGGCCTCTGTCTTATTTTGAGCTGTAAAGTTGTTATTGTTTTCTACATGAGGACCTCAGACATAAGTAGAACACTGAGTGACCAAGTACAACAATTGCATTTTTGATGCCTTGTCAATGTTTGTGGAAGAAGTGAGGAGGCCCTAGATGCAGACTCTGAAGCAAACAGGAGGCTGAGGAAAAGtaaaattgactttttttttaaaaaactgtaGTGTTTTACTTTAAGACTGTGTGTCAAATCTATGTcaagtctgtttttttgtgtttgtaaaatTTTTCGACATTCACTTGTCGATTTAAAGATAGAACAACATCTGAACTTTTAAGGTTAATTCTAACCACCAGTGAGTCAGATGTTGCAAAACACTCATTGATCAGCTGCAGCCCTTCAAAGATTTTTTCCAAAGATCTAGAAAATTATTTGAGAAGACAAAATGCCATAAGCTTGCTGTGGAATACATTGACATTGACTTCTGTAGTGAACTGTCACTATAAAGGTAAAActtaactgaatttaatttcaTTAATAACATTAGAACCACTTGTTTAATACTATGAAAATCTCTTGGACTGATTAAGATGGACTTTGGTCCTGTGACATGTTTccataaaaaaatgtttctatGATTAAAAAGAAAGTTTCCTCACCAGAAaacctgtgaaaaaaaaatgacatgccACAATCCAGCCATCCCTGTGAGATAGTGACGGATCCTTAAGCTGTTGATTTGTGTGGGACAATGTTTCTGTGACATAACAGGTTTTACAAACCATGAGTGAAAAAATGTGTAAGCTCTAACCATATCATTTGAAACATCTAATCATGCGAGAGGGAAGTACTGGGAGCGGTATGAAAGTAgaaaagatataaaaaaaaaaataattaaattgaaaataaaaggtTGAACTGTCAAACTTGTGGTGTCTTGCATGGAAGAGTTTTTTGGCCAACAGTGTCGACTGTGGAAAGTAGCCGTGATGACATACATAGCGAGACATTTAGCGAGAATGTCACCATGTTGTATGATGTATGAACTTTAAGGTCAACCTAAGTAAGGAAATGTGCAGGGAAAATGTACAATTCTGAGCCTTTGTTTTGTAACTGCAATATTTTCTGCCCGGGAGGGACCACTGTAGCTGTGGCAAGTTCTGTTGTGTGTTTGGTTTGGCAGTTTTTTTGCACTTTGCAACGTTTGGATCCCTAAATCCCCCACATACTGCAAAGACAGTTTCATCTCTTTTTGGGGCATAACCCGAGGATTTTCTGAGGTGTCCTTAAGCACAGAAATCTTGGCATTATTCTTTTGGGTCTTATAGCTTGAACAGCAGGGGCCTCCATAGTTTGAGCTTGACCCAGCAGATGGGATGAGAGTTTGAAATCGGGGCCAACATAATAGGCTCCTTGTTTGTTCCTCAGCTGTTCCTGAGCAGCTTTTATGGCATGGCAGTGTCGCTGGCGGAAGCCATTGCTTTTGTGGAGTGCTGATGCCATGAGAAGATGGCGGTTTTCAAAAGGATTTCGTACATAACATTGCATTGTAATAAGATGAGCAATGTTATTCACTTGACTTGCAGGTGGTTTAAAATTGTGGCTGACACAGATTCAATCATAAACTGCTTTAAAAGTGTCCTCTCTTATTTATAATTTCTTTAtaattttctctctctctctcatccaATCAAAGGTCAGCTGAAGACCAGAAGATGAACAACACTCTGTCCAACATCTCTGTTAAGTGTGTCAGGGATACCAGTGTAACATCAGTGGTTTTCCCCTGTCTGTACAGTATCCTTTTCATAGTCGCCCTGATACTGAATTCCCTGGCCGCATGGATCTTCTTCAACATCTCCAGCACCTCAACATTTGTAGTCTTTCTAAAAAATGTGGTAAGCCAGATTTTGTTGTCATTTcaaagcaaagaaacaacaGCAAAGCAAACTAGTTATCTTTTAACAACAGGTGGTGGCTGACTTGCTGATGACCCTGACCATCCCTCTGAAAGTCTTTAGCGATGCCGGTGTGGGTTCATGGCATTTACGAGCCTTCTATTGCCGATACTCCGCTGTTCTCTTCTACATCACCATGTACATAAGCATCCTCTTGCTGGGCCTAATCAGCTTGGACCGTTACCTGAAGATCGTCAGGCCCTTTGGAAAGTGCATCCTCCAGCGGATTCGTGTTGGCCAGGTGCTGAGTGCAATTGTTTGGATGGTAATGTTATCTTTGGCGCTACCCAACGTTATTCTCAGCGATCAGCCACCGCGATTCTCTGGAGGAAGACTCAAGTGCTCTTCTATGAAGAGCAAAGCTGGCCTGGTGTGGCACGAGGGATTTAACTACTTCTGTCAGGTAGCTATAATAATAGTAACCTTTTGACAATTTTGGAAATATGCTTTACTCTGGTGAATAAAAGTATTTTGGATTTGTTACGTGAGAAGGCCAAGCCCATACATGCTTTTGTCCATACAGTTTGAAATTAGAACCAGCTGTTTCCAGACTTTATGCTAAGCCAGCAACTGATTTttttaactgtaaaaaaaaaacatgtattgaTCCTGTCGTAGCAAGAAGCTGGCTATACTTATTTCACAGAATGGTGAACTCCGATTCCAAAAAAGCTGGGGTGATgtgcaaaatgtaaaataaaactgCAAGTAATGATATCCATATCTCATAAATCAATATttaattcacaatagaacatagaaaacatgctTAATGTTGAAAGGGAGATATTTcaaaatttttaaaaacattttagctCATCTGGAATTTTATGGCAGCGACAACTCACAAAATGTTCAGGGGCAACAAAGgactggaaaagtaagtggtactgAAAAGTTAAAACTAATGGGGTTAATTGTAAACAGGTCCTTAACATGATATGGCAGAAAAAGAGCACCTCAGTGAGGCACAGTCTTAGGTGTGCAGATGGAAAGAGGTTTAGTAATCTCCAAATAATGTTCCTCAATGGAAGATTATGCTGACTTTCCATATACAGTAATTAAGATTATCAAAAGATTCAGCCAATTTGTAGATATTTCTGTCTTTAAGGGACAGAGACATGGCCGAGAATCCCCATTCTTTGTGCCTTAAGGTGGCATTGTATTATATACAGCATGATTCTGTCATGAAATCATTGCATGAACTCGgtaacacttccagaaatcattgtctgtgaacacagttcatcaTGCTATCCACAAATGTAGGTTAAAGCTCTTGTGCTGTGAGTGTGCAGTTCAAAAGTTCGCATCTCTGATGGTGTGAGGGGGTGTGCCTATGGAACTGGCAGCCTGCACATCGGGAAGTATTTCTTATTCATAAGTATATGTGTATACAGGATATACTATATAGGTATATACAGGTTtcagagcaacatatgctcccatccagtctttcagggaaggccttgcatatttcattgAGACAATGCTAAAAcgcatactgcatctattacaacagcatggcgtCGTTGTaggagtccaggtgctggactgACCAGCCGGCAATTCAGAACTTttaccaactgaaaacatttggagcaTCATGAAATGCAAATTACAGCAAAGAAGACCCAGGTCTGTTGAATAGCTAGATATCAGATAAGGGTAGTAAATCGTTCCTCTCCCAaagatccagcaactggtctcctcagtccccagacatttacagactgttgttaaaaagaGATTGGATgttacacagtggtaaacatagCCCTGTCccagcttttttgagatgtgttgctgccatcataTTCAAGGACTaatattttcatgacaaatgaaaatgtctcattttcaaCAGTTGATATGTTTTTTAATGGTCGACtgaataaatgtgtttatttacaAGATTTGGAAAAAATAACATTCTACACAGTGCCGTAACTTTTTTGGAATTTGTGTTGTAAGTCCTAACAGCTCCAGTTACTCTCAACTGACATTTCGATCACTCAACTGCAAAATGAATAGATTGATAAGAAATACATTTCAGAGAAGCTCAGAGAAGTTCCTGATTTGCTTCATGATTTGTTGATGTTTGCTTTCAGGTTGTTTTTTGGGGCACGCTTGCACTGATGATGGTTTGCTACACATTTATCAGCAAGAAGGTCTATGAGTCATACAAACTATCGAAGAGCAGATCGCGGGCCGCCAGTCGCAAAACCAAAGCAAAGGTCTTTGTTGTGGTGGGGGTGTTTTTTATTTGCTTCGCCCCCTTCCACTTCGCTCGCGTTCCATATACTCTGACCCAAACTCGGAGCACAGCGAGTCATTGCCAGGCTCAAAATGCACTCTACATTGCCAAGGAAACCACACTGTGGCTGTCAGCGACGAATGTATGTCTGGACCCGCTTATCTATGTCTTTCTGTGCAAGGTGTTCAGAAAAAGACTTACGGCCACGTTCTGCAAAGCTACCATAGAATCTCCCACAGCAACATCGACGCAATTGGAGATGTCAAAAATAGACCACAGCACAAGACTGTCATCCAATGGCCTGCCATACACTGGACAATGCACAATCAGACAAAATCAATAGCTGTTCAACTTTATGGCAAGATGAGCCTGAAAGATTGCTTATTGTACTTATGACAGTGGTTGTAAAGAAAAATCAGAAAATTAGCACAAGATATTTGAAGTCAGATGCAAGGACAATACCATATGAACACAGAAAAGGGAACTTGTCCAGCAGTAGTCAGTTTGACTTTCATGTGCACCATGTCTTCTGTTTCTCTACTGACAAAGCACTTCTGCCCAACGCTTGCTAACTCATCCAACACATTTCCTTAATTCTGCTTGCTGTCATTTCTAACATCCTGCTGTCTAATCTTGTTCAAACTGCACTTTCCCTTTGCAAAACTTTGGCTGGAGTGTAAACATCTTGACAGTGCAAAATTCCCACAAAGTACTGTTCTTGAAACAGGAACTGAAAGATAAGAACTGAGCTAGGAATAACTGCAACTGACGTTTACAGCAAATTGAATACAGtactaataataacaataattggGATTcagaaattaatttttttcataCTATGAATGCTAAGTGGTCATTTTCATTATGAGCATCTTAATATTGCATGAATATTAACATAGTTTTAACTTAGAATAGTTAGAGAAAGTAGGACATGGGTGTAAAACATGTTGTAAAAAATGTTGTGATgaagttttgttttaaatgtaggCAATGTGATGCACAGTGGCCTATTTATGGTGACACACTTCCTGTGAGAGCGCTGGTCTGAGTACATAATTCTTTTATCACGTGTGGTAAAGATGACAGACCACAGCATTTCTTTTAGTGGACTTTTTACAGAGATAAAGATAAAGACAAGAATGATTATCCTGTTTTGGGGGAGTCATGTATAATCCATTTTAAAGTTCAGATGTGTGAAACATGCCTTCAGAGGAGGAAGAAGTATTCACAGCCATTCATTTGACCCCCAATCTGCAGAAGTATTGTGTTGTAAATATCAAAACAAAGTCCTGCATTGAACATATTACTTAAGTATCATCACAAAAATGTGTGACGATTATATTGTATGTAATGTAATTAAACTGTTCATTGAGCTAATTTTGACATGATTACTTTTTTCATGTGTTATTCCACTGATAATGcttcaaataaaacagaatattcATTGGTTTGTTCGAAgtctgaaaacatttggaaaaaTTATCACACGAGTGCTCTGAATGATTGACAAAAGGATCGTTTTTTGTGTAATTTGCAGTAATAATTTTGTCTGTGCCTTAAACTGCCGGGTAGTTTGATTTACATCTATATTTTGTTGTAATTGACATCAAGTTGCTAATTTTTTGTGTATGGTACATTTGATCTGTAAAGAAACTACATGTTAAAGCTGTCACACAAATGTAGTTAAGTAAAATATAGAATATTTCCAATGAAAATTAGtaatagaaaacaaataaaagtaccaTGGTTTATACATAAGTATTTGTATAAAAGTTCCCTGATACATGTTTGACCTGCaatttaaacaaataaacaaaaagatgaTAGAAATCAGTTCCAGCTAATACATCAGTAAAGTACAGACAAAGCTAGCAGTGACAATAACATGGTTTTGAATCATTCTTACTGACCTCTGaacttctttatttttcttcttttaattttctttgcCACGTTTACCACGTTATTAGTGTTCAAACTATGTGTGTTTCGTATTGGTACATTTTAAACCTGTACATTCATCTATGTATGACTATGTTTACTTATTTTCCGTTTCACACTGGTGGTGATCACAAATAAAACAACTATAAACTGTTTCTAGAAGATGGATGGACCCACCCTGAAGTCATTTATTGGTTTATGAACTGCCATTTTGCT encodes:
- the p2ry13 gene encoding P2Y purinoceptor 13 isoform X3; the encoded protein is MNNTLSNISVKCVRDTSVTSVVFPCLYSILFIVALILNSLAAWIFFNISSTSTFVVFLKNVVVADLLMTLTIPLKVFSDAGVGSWHLRAFYCRYSAVLFYITMYISILLLGLISLDRYLKIVRPFGKCILQRIRVGQVLSAIVWMVMLSLALPNVILSDQPPRFSGGRLKCSSMKSKAGLVWHEGFNYFCQVVFWGTLALMMVCYTFISKKVYESYKLSKSRSRAASRKTKAKVFVVVGVFFICFAPFHFARVPYTLTQTRSTASHCQAQNALYIAKETTLWLSATNVCLDPLIYVFLCKVFRKRLTATFCKATIESPTATSTQLEMSKIDHSTRLSSNGLPYTGQCTIRQNQ
- the p2ry13 gene encoding P2Y purinoceptor 13 isoform X1 — protein: MFHFFLLVKFCIFYIAFIILPMTKRRSAEDQKMNNTLSNISVKCVRDTSVTSVVFPCLYSILFIVALILNSLAAWIFFNISSTSTFVVFLKNVVVADLLMTLTIPLKVFSDAGVGSWHLRAFYCRYSAVLFYITMYISILLLGLISLDRYLKIVRPFGKCILQRIRVGQVLSAIVWMVMLSLALPNVILSDQPPRFSGGRLKCSSMKSKAGLVWHEGFNYFCQVVFWGTLALMMVCYTFISKKVYESYKLSKSRSRAASRKTKAKVFVVVGVFFICFAPFHFARVPYTLTQTRSTASHCQAQNALYIAKETTLWLSATNVCLDPLIYVFLCKVFRKRLTATFCKATIESPTATSTQLEMSKIDHSTRLSSNGLPYTGQCTIRQNQ
- the p2ry13 gene encoding P2Y purinoceptor 13 isoform X2, producing MFHFFLLVKFCIFYIAFIILPMTKRRSAEDQKMNNTLSNISVKCVRDTSVTSVVFPCLYSILFIVALILNSLAAWIFFNISSTSTFVVFLKNVVADLLMTLTIPLKVFSDAGVGSWHLRAFYCRYSAVLFYITMYISILLLGLISLDRYLKIVRPFGKCILQRIRVGQVLSAIVWMVMLSLALPNVILSDQPPRFSGGRLKCSSMKSKAGLVWHEGFNYFCQVVFWGTLALMMVCYTFISKKVYESYKLSKSRSRAASRKTKAKVFVVVGVFFICFAPFHFARVPYTLTQTRSTASHCQAQNALYIAKETTLWLSATNVCLDPLIYVFLCKVFRKRLTATFCKATIESPTATSTQLEMSKIDHSTRLSSNGLPYTGQCTIRQNQ